Proteins encoded in a region of the Suncus etruscus isolate mSunEtr1 chromosome 1, mSunEtr1.pri.cur, whole genome shotgun sequence genome:
- the BAAT gene encoding bile acid-CoA:amino acid N-acyltransferase translates to MSQLTATPESALVDVPVHIRATGLPPSQLVTLTASLKDEKGSLFQSRAFFRTDGNGELDLTRAPALGGDYLGVHPMGLFWSLKPDKMFRRLMKRDVINTPFEITLELYESGFTQIPETPTASIKVKRWYSAPGVQRTQIRKGRIRGAFFLPPGEGPFPGIIDLFGGIGGLVEFRASLLASHGFAVLALAYFNFEDLPTQLLEIDLEYFEEAANFLLAHPKVQGPGIGVVGVSKGAEITLAMASFLKQVEAAVCINGPTIASEPSPYRYKELVVPASNLNYERVEFNSIGAMVYRNVILNPLNEHNQSCVIPLEKAQGQLLFIVGESDGCVNSKKFAEESLDRLRLHGKSNGRMLAYPGAGHLIEPPWSPMCYASWSPGFPFPLFWGGEPEAHAAAQEHAWAEVQKFLRQHLTGTKSKL, encoded by the exons ATGTCCCAGCTGACAGCTACCCCAGAAAGCGCCCTGGTGGATGTGCCTGTGCACATTCGGGCAACAGGCCTGCCTCCATCACAACTGGTGACCCTTACAGCATCTCTGAAAGATGAGAAGGGGTCGCTGTTTCAATCCAGAGCCTTCTTTAGGACAGATGGAAATGGTGAGCTGGATCTCACACGGGCTCCTGCTCTTGGAGGTGACTATTTGGGAGTCCACCCCATGGGCCTCTTCTGGTCTTTGAAGCCTGATAAAATGTTCCGGAGGCTGATGAAGAGGGATGTGATAAACACCCCCTTTGAGATCACTCTGGAACTTTATGAGTCAGGTTTCACCCAAATACCAGAGACGCCCACGGCCAGCATTAAAGTGAAGCGTTGGTACTCAGCACCTGGAGTGCAGCGGACCCAGATTCGAAAGGGAAGAAttcgaggagcattttttcttccTCCAG ggGAAGGACCTTTTCCTGGAATCATTGATTTATTTGGAGGTATTGGGGGTTTGGTTGAATTTCGAGCCAGTCTTTTGGCCTCCCATGGCTTTGCAGTACTAGCATTAGCCTATTTCAACTTTGAAGATCTGCCTACACAACTTTTGGAGATAGACTTGGAATATTTTGAGGAAGCCGCAAACTTTCTGCTAGCACATCCTAAG GTTCAAGGACCTGGCATTGGAGTAGTAGGCGTGAGCAAAGGTGCAGAGATTACCCTAGCCATGGCCTCTTTTCTGAAACAAGTGGAAGCTGCAGTCTGCATCAATGGGCCCACTATTGCCTCTGAACCATCACCGTACAGGTACAAGGAACTGGTTGTCCCAGCTTCAAATTTAAATTATGAGCGTGTGGAGTTTAATTCAATAGGAGCTATGGTCTACCGCAATGTCATTTTGAACCCCCTGAATGAACACAACCAGAGTTGCGTTATTCCTCTTGAAAAGGCCCAAGGTCAGCTCCTCTTCATTGTAGGAGAGAGTGATGGATGCGTCAATAGTAAAAAGTTTGCCGAGGAATCCCTGGACCGGCTGCGGCTTCATGGAAAAAGCAACGGAAGGATGCTGGCATACCCTGGGGCTGGCCATCTCATAGAGCCCCCCTGGTCGCCCATGTGTTATGCTTCTTGGAGCCCTGGATTTCCCTTTCCCCTGTTCTGGGGAGGGGAGCCTGAGGCTCATGCAGCAGCTCAGGAACATGCTTGGGCAGAGGTACAGAAATTTCTCAGACAACACCTCACTGGGACCAAAAGCAAGCTCTGA